tacatcGACTTGTTTAGTCTGCTCGCCTTCATTCCAggtctcattttctttttgcattagTTAGGGGTGATGAAAATAATTGTGCTTCATTAATTCTGAGACTGACTGGATGATAGCAATTTTAAACTATGTCTGCCAATTAGGCAGTCTGAATTAAAAGTGACCTTGGGATCAACTCTTTCACCTAACTGTTTAATGAAGCCATTGTTTAGAAACTGGCAGGTTTcttttataaatcaaatatttgtttgtcatttttgtaagttttattGGTGTTTTGATGTCATACATGtaattttcagatgttttaggattttaacattaaatctaaaatgtattttaattaaatgggCAGATACTGACATTTTTACAGTATTACGATTCCAGTTCATATTAGACCTGTAGCATATAATTGTTAtatatgatgtaaaaaaaaaataacactagaaaagaaaagaaatgagaacAAAACATCCAAGATTGCTGCAGGAAGTTAATAAAGAGTTGTCACTTTTAGTTTGAAATTCCAGACAGAGGATTCAAGGCAAAAGGTAGTGCTAAGCTCAAATTTGAGTTCATATATTTAGGATTTACATGGCATCTTATGCAGTGAGGAggagtaaataaaaagaaatgtctatGTTTATGCCAGCTGCCTATAAAGGGatttaacagctgtttgttgtGAAACCATACAACCAGAAATTAGTCATAGTAGTAAGTGAACACTTGTGACAAAAACTGCGATTCGAAACATTAAAATTCAGGCAGAATTCACATAAACATTTATGCTTCAATACTGACCTGCATTGTCCCTCTGATGTGTCGTTCATTACCCAGTTCCTCCCAACACCTATGCCAGCAGAAAAGTCTATTTTGAATTACTAAATCGGGTTTTTTCAACTGTGTTTGTATTACTCTGCACTATGTATACAGTCAGGTAGCTGACAAAGTATGATTTTGAGGACAGGTTGTCTTGTCACTAAAACTTTATAAGTCAATCTAGttttcccacagcatgatgttatTTGGCTCTGAAAAACAATTTCTATCAAATGCTACACATGTGTTGGATGGACgaaaagttaaaacactcaTATATTAGCAACCTGTATATGCAGTCGCTCTCTTCATTTCACTCAGACacacagaagaaagaaaaaaaatgctttaaaagaaagcatttttataCTTGGTAAAGATTATGCTCTCAGACACTAGCTCCGGCCATACATGgattaaacacatttctgtttatagtttttttgctttgtttttttttttgactgcaGATCCATATCATTCATCATTACCCATATACGTTactcactttctgtttttacagaGCGGTAACTacaaatatttgttcatttccTAAAGGTGTCTTCGAAATATTTATATAGctctgaaaaaataacaaaggtctgatgatgttttctctttaaatgtgattttgctGGGTATGTGTTTTATCTGGccatttgactttttaaaccaaattttaaGCATACATAGTCACTAAGTAAGATTGTTAAGACTTGaattcttttgtgttttgtgtctaCAGGTCACAGCCACTGAGGTTCTACCAGCAAGCATGTTCATACCAGTGCCTAGTCCAGACAAAGAGTCACAGAGCACCCCACTTGCTACAGCCAACTTCATCTCTGAGGACACAAAAAAGCAGACTGGTTAGTATCTCAGTATTTGAAATATTACCTTTaaattttataatatatatattttctgtaatacCAACCATGGGATTTTTAAGTCATATCTTTATTTACCTTGATAAGCATTTGGCAattgtaaatacaaaaaatattaagtcaTAAAGAGAGCATCAGAAAATTAGGAGGCACTACAGTTTTTTCTCACTCAGCATATTAAATACGCTTTTATTCTGTGGCTCTCACAACATAACTGGTTGAATGATTGGTATTTTAACACCTTGTAATTAATCACAAGGTTGATCTTTTTGTACACATTCCTGCCTGTGGATGcacaataaaagtatttttctccatTACTAAATTTAATTGGAAAATAACTGCAAATGGTGATGCCTTGATAAGTAGttctttgttgatttatttacagatgcCACAGATGCTGATCCAGAGAAAGGGATGTCCCTCACCACAGACATAGCTGAATCTCGCAAGTCACCTTCTGAGGATCAGCAGTCAGAAAAGGAAGATGCCACTGGATTTTTGTGCTGGAAGAAAGGCTGCAGTCAAGTGTTTAAATCCTCCAACTCTCTCCAAATGCACTTCAACGAAGTTCACAACAAAAGGCCCCAGTTGCCGGTTTCTGATCGCCATGTCTATAAGTATAGATGTAACCAGTGCAGTTTGGCCTTCAAGACTGTGGAGAAACTGCAGCTTCACTCACAGTACCATGTGATCAGAGCAGCTACTATGTGCTGCCTTTGTCAGCGGAGCTTTAGAACTCTACAAGCCTTGAAGAAGCACTTAGAAACCAGCCATTTGGAGCTGAGTGAAGCTGATATCCAGCAACTTTATGGAGGATTATTGATGAATGGGGACATTATGGCAATGGGGGATCTGGCTCTTAATGAGGAGCATGGGAGCCTGGGAGAAGATGACAAAGAGGGAGATGACAGTGACCCTGACGAAAAACAAAGTCCAACAGGCAGTGATTCTGGCTCACTACAGGAAGATTCTGGATCTGAACCCAAACGAGCACTACCTTTCAGAAAGGGCCCCAACTTTACAATGGAGAAGTTTTTGGATCCATCTCGTCCATTCAAGTGTACTGTATGCAAAGAGTCTTTTACACAGAAGAACATTCTGTTAGTTCATTATAACTCTGTCTCCCACCTACACAAGGTGAAAAGAGCTCTTCAGGAATCCACTACTGGTCAACCAGAGCCTACCAGCAGTCCTGATAATAAGCCATTTAAGTGCAGCACTTGCAATGTGGCATATAGCCAGAGTTCAACTCTGGAAATTCACATGCGCTCTGTTCTACACCAGACCAAAGCTAGGGCAGCCAAACTTGAAGCAGCTGGAGGGATCACCAGTTCTGCAAGTACAACCGGTCTAATTAGCGGAGGGTCCAGCATAACCACGTCAACAACTAGTCCAAGCCCAGCCAGTAACTCTACTCCTAGCTCAGCAAACCACAGTTCTTCTGGATCTCAGGCAGCTCAAAGTATTCATGGAGGAAATCACATGAATCAGACTCATGGCATTGAAAGTTTGGGAAATTCTTCAGCAAGCTGTCATTCTTCATCATCTGACAACCATGAAgtaaaaaagtctaaatttagTGAGATTCTCTCTGCAAGAGggcaacaacagcagcttcagcaacaaCAGCAATTGGCTCAAGCACAAGCTCAGGCTCAAGCCCAGCTTCAGCAGGAGCTTCAGCAGCAGGCTGCTCTTTTACAATCACAGCTATTCAATCCAGCACTTCTGCAGCACTTCCCAATGACAACTGATGCACTTCTgccgctgcagcagcagcaattactGTTTCCTTTCTACATCCCTGGAGCAGAATTTCAACTTAACCCAGATATCAACATCAGCAACTCTGTTCTCGGCCTAGCAGGATCTGCAGCTTCTGCCCTTcaagaagatttaaaaaactCAGCCCAGCAGGCCCAGCAGAGTTGCTTGCAGCAGCAATTAATGCATCATCACctacaacagcagcaccaacagcagcagcatcaacagcaacagcagcaacagcaagcTCACTCACAGGTTCAAGGGCAGATGGCTTTGCTACAGCAGAGTGCATCTCTTCTCCAGCAGGctgaaaaaaagcagaaacattcctcctcaaaagatgaaaaagataaagaaatactAAAAGAGAAAGATGTAACTGAGAAAAGTGAGGACAATATAAACAAAGATTCCACTGaaagcaaaccaaaagaaaaaaaggacattCAGAACATTTCACTAAACATTAATCAAGATACTGGCATGCTTCCACCTAGGATTGCTTCAGATGCTCGAGGAAATGCAACTAAAGCCTTGCTGGAAAACTTTGGATTTGAATTAGTTATTCAATACAacgaaaataaacagaaagctCAGAAAAAGACAAGTGGACCTACAGGATCAGGTGGTTCAGGTGGAATAATGAAGGTTGTAGATCCCATTGAAGGATTAGAGAAACTGGAATGTGAAGTCTGTGGCAAGCTGTTTTCAAACATACTGATTCTAAAGAGTCACCAGGAGCATATCCACCAggcttttttcccttttagaTCCTTGGAGAGATTTGCTAAGGAATACAGAGAGCATTATGATAAACTCTATCCACTAAGACCTCCAACACCAGAAGCTAGTCCTGCTCCTGCCcaacctcctcctccacctccacctccgcCACCACCCCAAAGAGCTCCAACACCAAATATTCCAGTCTCTGCAGCCTCACTCACTCCTCCCACTGTACCTCCTCCACAACCCCCAGTTCCAATGACACAAATACCCATGCCAATGGATTTACCCTTGTTCTCTCCACTTATGATGCAGCCCATGTCTTTGCAGTCCCTGCCCACTCAGTTGACTCCTCAGTTACCTTCTGTCGAGCCAAGCTTGGCATCAGACTTGGCCCAACTCTATCAACAACAGCTTACACCTGCCATGTTACAGCAACAGAACAAGAGGCCACGGACTCGCATCACTGATGACCAGCTTAGAGTCCTGCGACAGTACTTTGATATAAACAACTCACCAAATGAAgaacaaattaaagaaatggcAGATAAGTCTGGGCTGCCACAAAAAGTGATAAAGCACTGGTTCAGAAATACACTCTTTAAAGAACGTCAGCGCAACAAGGACTCTCCTTACAATTTCAATAATCCTCCAACAACAACtctagaagaaacaaaaattgatTCCAAACCTCCTTCCCCTGAACCTCAGAAACATGAACTCTATGGAAGTAAGAGATCATCTAGAACCCGGTTTACTGACTACCAGCTAAGAGTCCTACAAGACTTCTTTGATGCAAATGCTTATCCGAAAGATGATGAATTTGAACAGCTCTCCAACCTTTTGAACCTTCCCACCCGTGTTATTGTTGTGTGGTTCCAAAATGCTCGACAAAAGGCAAGAAAGAATTATGAAAACCAGGGTGAAGGAGCTAAAGATGGAGAAAGGCGAGAACTGTCAAACGACCGATATATCCGTACATCAAATCTAAACTACCAGTGCAAGAAATGCAGTCTGGTTTTCCAGCGTATCTTTGACTtgataaaacaccaaaaaaagcTGTGTTAtaaagatgaagatgaggatggGCAGTATGACAGCCAAAATGAGGATTCGTTGGATTTTTCCCATGACAGTTATACTCCCTCTGGGTCATCCTGTCACACACCAATGCCCTCCTCTTCAAGTCTTTGCCCTCTTCCTCCATCAACATCAGCATTTTCACAGCTCTCATCGGTTGAGAAAGAGGAAGCATCACCAGCAACCACCTCAAACCCCTATGATgaaaatcccaaacagctgcCAGAAATTTCTAGTGATCCACGAGATACTCAAACTTCTATAAAGCAGGAAATCATTCTCCAAAACCAGTCTGAGCCCCAACATACTAGATCTcagagagaggaaaagatgCATGTCTCTAAGGCTGTCAAGCATTCATCATTGTCTCAGCAACAGCAGCAGTGTGGCCCATCATCTTCTCAGACAACCCACGCATCCTCACAAAGCTCCCACTTGGGTCTCAATCCACACCTATCCTCTGCTACACAGCAGCTGGCACAGCAGATGATTCCATACCAGTGTGAGCAGTGCAAGATTGGCTTTCCATCCTTTGAGCACTGGCAAGAACACCAGCAACTGCACTTTCTCTCTGTGCAAAATCAGTTCATCCATCCTCAATTCCTTGATCGTCCACTTGACATGCCCTTTATGCTGTTTGATCCCAGCAATCCTCTACTGGCAACCCAGCTTCTCTCTGGTGCAATGCCTCAGATACCCAGCAGTTCTGCCACCTCTCCATCCACTCCAACCTCCACCATGAATTCCCTGAAAAGAAAGCTTGAAGAAAAGGCTAGTACTAGCCCTGGAGAGAATGACAGTGCAAATAGTGGAGAGGAACCACAGAGAGACAAGCGGCTCAGAACCACCATTACACCTGAGCAACTAGAGATCCTATATCAGAAGTATTTATTAGACTCAAACCCCACTCGTAAAATGCTTGATCACATTGCTCATGAGGTGGGATTAAAAAAGAGAGTTGTGCAAGTGTGGTTCCAAAATACtagagcaagagagagaaaaggccAGTTCAGGGCTGTAGGGCCAGCCCAAGCTCATCGTAGGTGCCCATTTTGCCGAGCTCTATTCAAGGCAAAAACGGCCCTTGAGGCACACATTAGATCTCGTCACTGGCATGAAGCCAAACGTGCTGGATACAATTTAACTCTCACTGGTTTGTTACCTGAGCAGGAGAGCATGCAAATTAAAATGGATGTTTTGGATACATCAGGCTATTCCCAACTAGCCTCAACAGTGAACAGTGATGGACAAAGCTCCTCTATGTCTCCAGTAAATAAAAGCATGGATCTGTCTCCCAGGGGTCTGCTGAGCCCTTCATCCATCAAAGTCGAAGGAATGGAAGACTTTGAGGGTGCAACAATGTCCTCTGTGAACCTCAGCTTTGATCAAAACAAACTGGATAATGACGACTGTTCATCTGTGAACACAGCAATCACAGACACGACTACAGGGGATGAAGCCAATGCAGATAATGACAGTGCTGATGCAAAGCCCAGCCAAAATAGTGGTGATTACCTATCCAAGTCTGGAGGTACAGCCACTATGCTTGAAAATGATGACCAAATGTCATCAGGGTTAGTAAGCCCTGCAACAAGCTTTTATGCTAAGGACTATGACAATGAAAATATGATTGATCACAGTGAGACATCCAGCCTGGCTGACCCCTGCTCACCAAGCCCTGGAGCCTCAGGTACCAGGAGCATTGACAGTGGAGACAGACCAGGACAAAAGCGTTTCCGGACCCAAATGACGAACCTCCAGCTGAAAGTGTTGAAGTCTTGCTTTAATGACTACAGAACACCCACTATGCTGGAGTGTGAGGTACTTGGCAATGACATTGGACTTCCAAAGAGAGTGGTTCAAGTGTGGTTTCAAAATGCTCGCGCCAAGGAGAAAAAGGCAAAACTGAACATGGCTAAGCACTTTGGAATAAACCAGACATCTTACGAGGGGCCAAAGACTGAATGCACATTGTGTGCCGTTAAGTACAGTGCTCGCCTTTCTGTTCGTGATCATATATTCTCTCAACAACACATATCCAAGGTGAAAGATACCATTGGGAGCCAGattgataaagaaaaagaatattttgaCCCAGCTACTGTTCGCCAGCTCATGGCCCAGCAAGAGATGGATCGCATTAAGAAGGCCAATGAAGTTTTGGGTCTGGCACAACAGCAGGCCATGCAGCAGCAGGGGATGTTTGATAACCCTGCTATGCAGGCTCTGAATCTCCAGTCAGCCTACCCAAATCTGCAAGGCATCCCACCTGTACTTTTGCCAGGGGTTGGTAGCCCTTCTCTATCCAGCTTTAACTCATCTAATTCAGGTATGTCATTGTTTCAAACTGACTGAATACCAGACTTTACATGCCATACAAAGAAACTTGAAACTAATAATAGACATCTTgaagaaatattacatttctcTTGCCCTTCTATCAGTTGCATGaatttctttaatatattgATTTTTTACTATTCTTGATATGCTGAAGAGGTTTACACTCTTGTTACAAGAAATTAGCTAACTTGACTGactttcatttataaaaattaaatgagcCATTGCCATTTATATATCAGCAATCTTCTTTATTCTTCTATGTGTACTAAATAAAATgccttgttttttctctttgcaaCTGTTAATGGTACTTTATGTGGgtttaatatttgttgttttttctgacaAACTTTCAGCTTTAACTCCTCCAAAACCCTCAAACCTCCTGAATATGACGGGTGCCAGTGTTCCCTCACCAAGCCTGCCCACTTCTGGATTGCCTAATAAACCTCCCTCTTCAGCATCTCTTGCAGCATCGAGCCCTGCCCAGATCAACACATCTGCTTCTCATTCAAGCCCTACGCCCACATCGAGCTCCACTTCCTCCACTACCCCATCAGGCTTACGACCTGGACCCCACAAGGAACGTGATGTTGAAAGTTTaagagagaaggagaaggatAAACCCaaggaaaagacagaaaaacccTCAACTCCATCTTCAACTGGAAGCACCCCAGCCCCTTCCACTTCTGCTGCAAGTGCCAAGAAGGAGAAACCAGACACAGCTGTTCCTGCCACCTCCATGCCAACACCTGGTATGGAGTATGTGGTAGATCCTGCCCAGCTTCAAGCTCTGCAGGCTGCTTTAGCATCAGACCCCACAGCTCTCCttacaaatcagtttttacCTTACTTCATGCCAGGCTTTTCCCCTTATTACACTCCACAGATCCCTGGGGCTCTCCAGGGGGGCTATCTGCAACCAATGTATGGTATGGAAAGTCTTTTCCCATATAACCCAGCATTGTCCCAAGCACTCATGGGTCTTTCTCCAGGTTCACTATTGCAGCATTACCAGCAATATCAGCAAAGCTTACAGGAGGcactacagcagcagcagcggcagcttCAACAGATCCAGCAACCCAAGGCAAGCCAAACTGCAGCTCCTACTCAAAACTTAGGGAATCGCAAAGAGGCTGCCAAAGATTCAGTAAAAACAGAGGA
This genomic stretch from Xiphophorus hellerii strain 12219 chromosome 4, Xiphophorus_hellerii-4.1, whole genome shotgun sequence harbors:
- the zfhx3b gene encoding zinc finger homeobox protein 3, whose amino-acid sequence is MDSCESPVVSGTEDGLSSSQQQQPPQPWNDHSSSQVTCTNQAPSLDALSLSGSYPSQPLNSIAPHDGVRDLQSQQPQPKQTLPQAHRDSSAIGQLHSRREGLEEVVQEGVSCEEEESEDLDEMEIDSCFPSLQPFPGVPITSGGGGMPTLLRHQPTQQQGPPESGSEEGEEEEEEESSDVENLTGEIVYQPDGSAYIVESLSQLIQSSGSMVPGLLPTNSVTSGAKPGEPSGVSSSVYPQIINTFHIASSFGKWFGNSDQGFPNTSSMAGLSPVLHSFRVFDVRHKSNKDYLNSDGSAKKSCVSKDVPNNVDFSKFDGLALYGKGKPILMCFLCKLSFGYARSFATHAVHDHRMTLCEDERQLLGDKHASAIIQGIGKDKEPLISFLEPKNRSSPLPPTLLPINSGQSFYGTFSGVHLEPGNSSGGSETLLNKDSDSGLQQQQQQQTPLGSVLSIGGLSVSKASTLTSSPGSAKDSSALPKQGGRIEEPVRKELAYKGEDMRTEGHESNVHLSNQLGGSEEEDELLLGEEEDEVEAESTAVACGGNSSSGGSEVGEPAVSNQSNSKSPLLLPSSTLQPSACTSAVSSMLNSKALASISSSVKEEASAADGGGRTSELPLSFNCQGPTVPMAIAAAAVRRSEDDTAGTSSSPLSTIAAADESANRDSATAPEPNDCPAEGEDENGALLHHHHIHHHHHHLHPSSHGHSLSLPGGSCDITGMGECSQNHGPGGSGGSGVECPKCDTVLGSSRSLGGHMTMMHSRNSCKTLKCPKCNWHYKYQQTLEAHMKEKHPDSGGSCVYCSSGQSHPRLARGESYTCGYKPFRCEVCNYSTTTKGNLSIHMQSDKHLNNMQTLQNGGSIGSAQEQVFGHTPGGVVAVPSVTQASSHHTPHHHPTQSSTHMSVPCGAPSPTKPKSKPTWRCEVCDYETNVARNLRIHMTSEKHMHNMMLLQQNVTQMQHGRLGLGAMPSPSEAELYQYYLTQNMSLPPGLKIDPAGPEAQFLMGSFHLDPSMATLAPALGGEIPVDVRLGGGQLVSEELMTLGESLSQTTDPSLKLFQCAVCNRFTTDNLDVLGMHMGAERSLPEEEWRAVVGDSHQCKLCHYTTQLKANFQLHCKTDKHVQKYQLVAHIKEGGKGNEWRLKCVAIGNPVHLKCNACDYYTNSLEKLRMHTVNSRHEASLKLYKHLQQHENAVEGDACYYHCVLCNYSTKAKLNLIQHVRSMKHQRSESLRKLQRLQKGLPEEDEDLSSIFTIRKCPSSDTGELSEDVEAASETTTDQEDQTKDRESGGEKELTKGTGASGHLERHQSDSPLPSKRPSSRSEVSDTPLSLKRPRTAEKGTAEQMYQCPYCKFTNTDLNRLRMHVMTQHSVQPMLRCPLCQDMLNNKIHLQFHLTHLHSVAPDCVDKLIATVTATEVLPASMFIPVPSPDKESQSTPLATANFISEDTKKQTDATDADPEKGMSLTTDIAESRKSPSEDQQSEKEDATGFLCWKKGCSQVFKSSNSLQMHFNEVHNKRPQLPVSDRHVYKYRCNQCSLAFKTVEKLQLHSQYHVIRAATMCCLCQRSFRTLQALKKHLETSHLELSEADIQQLYGGLLMNGDIMAMGDLALNEEHGSLGEDDKEGDDSDPDEKQSPTGSDSGSLQEDSGSEPKRALPFRKGPNFTMEKFLDPSRPFKCTVCKESFTQKNILLVHYNSVSHLHKVKRALQESTTGQPEPTSSPDNKPFKCSTCNVAYSQSSTLEIHMRSVLHQTKARAAKLEAAGGITSSASTTGLISGGSSITTSTTSPSPASNSTPSSANHSSSGSQAAQSIHGGNHMNQTHGIESLGNSSASCHSSSSDNHEVKKSKFSEILSARGQQQQLQQQQQLAQAQAQAQAQLQQELQQQAALLQSQLFNPALLQHFPMTTDALLPLQQQQLLFPFYIPGAEFQLNPDINISNSVLGLAGSAASALQEDLKNSAQQAQQSCLQQQLMHHHLQQQHQQQQHQQQQQQQQAHSQVQGQMALLQQSASLLQQAEKKQKHSSSKDEKDKEILKEKDVTEKSEDNINKDSTESKPKEKKDIQNISLNINQDTGMLPPRIASDARGNATKALLENFGFELVIQYNENKQKAQKKTSGPTGSGGSGGIMKVVDPIEGLEKLECEVCGKLFSNILILKSHQEHIHQAFFPFRSLERFAKEYREHYDKLYPLRPPTPEASPAPAQPPPPPPPPPPPQRAPTPNIPVSAASLTPPTVPPPQPPVPMTQIPMPMDLPLFSPLMMQPMSLQSLPTQLTPQLPSVEPSLASDLAQLYQQQLTPAMLQQQNKRPRTRITDDQLRVLRQYFDINNSPNEEQIKEMADKSGLPQKVIKHWFRNTLFKERQRNKDSPYNFNNPPTTTLEETKIDSKPPSPEPQKHELYGSKRSSRTRFTDYQLRVLQDFFDANAYPKDDEFEQLSNLLNLPTRVIVVWFQNARQKARKNYENQGEGAKDGERRELSNDRYIRTSNLNYQCKKCSLVFQRIFDLIKHQKKLCYKDEDEDGQYDSQNEDSLDFSHDSYTPSGSSCHTPMPSSSSLCPLPPSTSAFSQLSSVEKEEASPATTSNPYDENPKQLPEISSDPRDTQTSIKQEIILQNQSEPQHTRSQREEKMHVSKAVKHSSLSQQQQQCGPSSSQTTHASSQSSHLGLNPHLSSATQQLAQQMIPYQCEQCKIGFPSFEHWQEHQQLHFLSVQNQFIHPQFLDRPLDMPFMLFDPSNPLLATQLLSGAMPQIPSSSATSPSTPTSTMNSLKRKLEEKASTSPGENDSANSGEEPQRDKRLRTTITPEQLEILYQKYLLDSNPTRKMLDHIAHEVGLKKRVVQVWFQNTRARERKGQFRAVGPAQAHRRCPFCRALFKAKTALEAHIRSRHWHEAKRAGYNLTLTGLLPEQESMQIKMDVLDTSGYSQLASTVNSDGQSSSMSPVNKSMDLSPRGLLSPSSIKVEGMEDFEGATMSSVNLSFDQNKLDNDDCSSVNTAITDTTTGDEANADNDSADAKPSQNSGDYLSKSGGTATMLENDDQMSSGLVSPATSFYAKDYDNENMIDHSETSSLADPCSPSPGASGTRSIDSGDRPGQKRFRTQMTNLQLKVLKSCFNDYRTPTMLECEVLGNDIGLPKRVVQVWFQNARAKEKKAKLNMAKHFGINQTSYEGPKTECTLCAVKYSARLSVRDHIFSQQHISKVKDTIGSQIDKEKEYFDPATVRQLMAQQEMDRIKKANEVLGLAQQQAMQQQGMFDNPAMQALNLQSAYPNLQGIPPVLLPGVGSPSLSSFNSSNSALTPPKPSNLLNMTGASVPSPSLPTSGLPNKPPSSASLAASSPAQINTSASHSSPTPTSSSTSSTTPSGLRPGPHKERDVESLREKEKDKPKEKTEKPSTPSSTGSTPAPSTSAASAKKEKPDTAVPATSMPTPGMEYVVDPAQLQALQAALASDPTALLTNQFLPYFMPGFSPYYTPQIPGALQGGYLQPMYGMESLFPYNPALSQALMGLSPGSLLQHYQQYQQSLQEALQQQQRQLQQIQQPKASQTAAPTQNLGNRKEAAKDSVKTEEQKSNPHSETPISSSSHNKVSSEQNEIDDKAMDLHLDQYIVPKVQSKLACRKCQAVFIKEEAAITHIKSNCYFGQSVANLQEVLLRVPGGVGGGGGSLYDCLACDTTLDGEKALSQHLESALHKHRTIKRSVRNAKEHATSLLPHSSACFPSPNTASTSQSATHPISSPSPLPTTSATMPSSAVSTSLCSSSKAQLNTAAVGKPWPQVPFSRASAGKPSASPSSSFPPVSSPSTVTSSSLSTSGVQTSIPTDVFTDESDSDSSQKSADRQGRATEEPQQPTYVKDSNSCSSNLASVGTDSIRL